From Stenotrophomonas sp. SAU14A_NAIMI4_8:
TGGACCGCGAAGGCGGCCTGCTGACCCTCAAGCGCGCGCTGCCGCTGCCATCGGCGGCGCCGTTGCTGGCGCGGCTGGTGATGGCGGTGCTGTTTGCCACGCTGATTGCCGCGCTGCTGGTTGCCGTGGCGCATGCCTTCGGTGGCGTGCACCTGCAGCCGCTGCAGATCCTGCAGCTGCTGGCCGTGGCGGCGCTGGCCGCGGTGCCGCTGGGGGCCATCGGCCTGCTGATCGGCAGCCACGTGGGCGCCAGCGCGGCGCCGGCGGTGGTGAACCTGGTGTACCTGCCGCTGGCCCTGCTGTCCGGCCTGTGGCTGCCGTTGGCGGCCCTGCCGAAGGTGTTTTCCACGGTGGCGCCGTTGTGGCCGACCTGGCACCTGGCGCAGCTGGCGTTGCCGGTGGTGGGGCAGCCCGCGGCCGGCAGTACGCTGGGCCATCTGCTGGCGCTGCTGCTGGTAGCTGCTGCAGCCTTGCTGCTGGCACGCCGCCGCCTGCGTCGGATCGGCTGAACTGGCATGATCGACAGCGATCATCCTCGCCTGGATTCCCCCGTGCCATCGAACTGG
This genomic window contains:
- a CDS encoding ABC transporter permease, whose amino-acid sequence is MNTLIHRESSRAGRCRAALRPYVAELLAELRRAWRTPAFVLPSLLFPVLFYLLFGVLLGRGHAPLYLLATYCVFGAMAPALFGFGVQLALDREGGLLTLKRALPLPSAAPLLARLVMAVLFATLIAALLVAVAHAFGGVHLQPLQILQLLAVAALAAVPLGAIGLLIGSHVGASAAPAVVNLVYLPLALLSGLWLPLAALPKVFSTVAPLWPTWHLAQLALPVVGQPAAGSTLGHLLALLLVAAAALLLARRRLRRIG